A window of Marinitoga sp. 1197 contains these coding sequences:
- a CDS encoding cation:proton antiporter encodes MNSLIGILIAIGAFFSILRLIQGPTTPDRVVAVDTLNVIITGSIVFLSYIFKSELYLDIALVYGALSFLETVVIARYLEGKK; translated from the coding sequence ATGAATAGTTTAATAGGAATTTTAATTGCTATTGGTGCATTTTTCTCTATTTTAAGATTAATTCAGGGTCCCACAACACCAGACAGGGTTGTTGCTGTTGATACATTAAATGTTATAATAACAGGTTCTATTGTGTTTTTATCCTATATTTTCAAGAGTGAATTATATCTTGATATTGCTTTAGTTTATGGGGCATTATCTTTTCTTGAAACTGTTGTTATTGCCCGTTATTTGGAGGGGAAAAAATGA
- a CDS encoding complex I subunit 5 family protein — MINPVLLIAIPLLFAFLSVIFKKADKTLLLAAVAFNVFGALVIQEGNIIIGGWKPPFGINLVVDQYSIFGLMILNIVFALSVITSLASVKKYSTVLLVSLASLNGMMLTGDLFNLFVFLEIASISAYIISTMTKSFKGTFNYIILGALGSNLYLLGIIILYATTGTLNMADMSSKISFVNNNILLLALTFIFAGFAVEAKIMPFNGWVKMVYGNVNDLNGGIFASAYATAVILVFGRLFTSIFVLEGNLKTIFLTITVLTFIFGEIAAFSQKNIRSILAFSSIGQAGLIATLFLTGITGGAMMQVANNAFAKLLMFTIAGAMYVYTGTDSIEKLQGLFKKHKLIGFGFSVAALSLVGLPLFYGFYVKIFALTNLLKLNSFWLPALILFASLIEGIYYIRMLAKLWNPGKEGKESKDEYTTKLTLENTFAYAVLAIAVGLFIIYISYNPEFITQGISNYLSNIAGGM, encoded by the coding sequence ATGATTAATCCTGTTTTATTAATAGCAATCCCATTACTGTTTGCCTTTTTATCTGTTATTTTCAAAAAAGCTGATAAAACTCTTTTATTAGCTGCAGTTGCATTTAATGTTTTTGGAGCTCTTGTTATTCAGGAAGGTAATATTATCATTGGTGGTTGGAAACCTCCATTTGGTATAAATCTTGTTGTTGATCAATATTCGATATTTGGATTAATGATATTAAATATTGTTTTTGCCTTATCTGTTATTACATCATTAGCTTCAGTAAAAAAATATTCAACTGTATTATTGGTTTCACTGGCTTCATTAAATGGAATGATGTTAACTGGAGATTTGTTTAATTTATTCGTATTTTTAGAAATTGCATCAATTTCAGCATATATTATATCAACGATGACAAAAAGTTTTAAAGGAACCTTTAACTACATAATTTTAGGAGCTCTTGGTTCAAACCTTTATTTATTGGGAATTATTATTCTTTATGCAACGACTGGAACATTAAACATGGCTGATATGTCTTCAAAAATTAGCTTTGTAAATAATAACATATTATTATTAGCATTAACATTTATATTCGCTGGATTTGCAGTAGAAGCTAAAATAATGCCGTTCAACGGATGGGTAAAAATGGTATATGGAAATGTTAATGATTTAAATGGTGGAATTTTTGCTTCTGCATATGCAACAGCAGTTATTTTAGTTTTTGGAAGATTGTTCACTTCTATATTTGTTTTAGAAGGTAATTTAAAAACAATATTTTTAACTATTACAGTATTAACATTTATTTTTGGTGAAATTGCAGCATTTTCACAAAAAAATATAAGAAGTATTCTTGCATTTTCTAGTATAGGACAAGCCGGGTTAATAGCAACATTGTTCTTAACAGGTATTACTGGTGGAGCAATGATGCAAGTTGCAAATAATGCCTTTGCTAAATTATTAATGTTTACAATTGCTGGTGCAATGTATGTATACACTGGTACAGATAGTATTGAAAAATTGCAAGGTTTATTTAAAAAACATAAATTAATAGGATTCGGTTTTAGTGTTGCTGCACTATCTTTAGTTGGATTGCCATTATTCTATGGGTTTTATGTAAAAATTTTTGCATTAACAAATTTACTTAAATTAAATAGTTTCTGGTTACCAGCGTTAATCTTATTTGCAAGTTTAATTGAAGGGATTTATTACATAAGAATGTTAGCAAAATTATGGAATCCTGGAAAAGAAGGTAAAGAATCAAAAGATGAATACACAACAAAATTAACTTTGGAAAACACATTTGCTTATGCTGTATTAGCAATTGCAGTAGGATTATTTATTATTTATATTAGCTATAATCCAGAATTTATAACACAAGGTATAAGCAATTACCTTTCCAATATTGCGGGAGGGATGTGA
- a CDS encoding proton-conducting transporter transmembrane domain-containing protein produces the protein MALNTLILFILLGGLITYFVSKINSKTGAWLTVIISLVSLFVIYSMKDSSGVILNVFNYGNYSLNLVTSNYAWYFSIVMVLVYSMVSFFNPYWMEKVIHPAAYNLFYLLSLGGTLGVFYSKDFLTLFIFWELVVWSSMFIIPLGKSRRATVVYYGISTIGSFSMLYAILMLNVKYGTFDIQTNIQNMSNDPKFAVLFFFLIIMAGLTKLGIFPFYTWLPIAHGNAPHTFSPVLSGGLVKMGGFIAFLMTAVLPTSKVFANHLNILNNPYENYILMILGAISIIIGTLMAIKQDDAKKLIAYSTVSNSGYILIGLAMVDQTGFAGGMMHVFNHAMASAAMFLSFAAIAYRTGTTKISELGGLIKRMPVTFTAYLIAIISLAGIPPMSGFASKWLIYQGLIRKGNMFIAFAAFFGSVGSFMYVFRPLAGAFLGQLSPKHKEIKEVPFWMQLPMLVISGLTILYGVYPGLMLKYIAKIQETVGLKAIEVEGFKILTPNGMWDSWIVTLVFTIGFIIATILYFVLPKSKSVDLMDTYTSAEFIYDPDKYHYSSNYYAPFERLYAKHPSVEKFYNAIALRVNELGQLIKTWFFNENPAFTVFWISIVITAIFMWGDKI, from the coding sequence GTGGCTTTAAATACTTTAATCTTATTCATATTATTAGGCGGATTGATAACTTATTTTGTAAGTAAAATAAATAGCAAAACAGGAGCATGGTTAACAGTAATAATATCATTAGTTTCTTTATTTGTTATATATTCTATGAAAGATTCTTCGGGAGTTATACTTAATGTGTTTAACTATGGAAACTATTCACTAAACTTAGTTACATCAAATTATGCATGGTATTTTTCAATTGTAATGGTTCTCGTATATTCGATGGTTTCATTCTTTAATCCATATTGGATGGAGAAAGTAATTCATCCAGCTGCATATAATTTATTCTATTTATTATCGTTAGGTGGAACTTTAGGAGTATTTTATTCTAAAGATTTTTTAACTTTGTTTATTTTCTGGGAATTAGTAGTTTGGTCTTCAATGTTTATTATTCCTTTGGGAAAATCCAGAAGAGCCACGGTTGTATATTATGGAATTAGTACAATAGGTTCCTTTTCAATGTTGTATGCAATTTTAATGTTAAATGTTAAGTATGGTACATTTGATATACAAACAAATATTCAAAATATGTCCAATGATCCAAAATTTGCCGTATTATTCTTCTTTTTAATTATTATGGCCGGATTAACTAAATTGGGTATTTTCCCATTTTATACATGGTTGCCTATTGCACACGGGAATGCTCCACATACATTTTCACCTGTATTATCAGGTGGTCTTGTAAAAATGGGTGGATTTATAGCCTTTTTAATGACAGCAGTATTACCAACATCAAAAGTATTTGCAAATCATTTAAATATATTGAATAATCCATATGAAAATTATATATTAATGATACTTGGTGCTATCAGTATTATTATTGGAACATTAATGGCTATAAAACAAGATGATGCAAAAAAACTCATTGCATATTCTACAGTAAGTAATAGTGGATATATTTTAATAGGTTTAGCAATGGTAGATCAGACAGGATTCGCTGGTGGAATGATGCATGTATTTAATCATGCTATGGCATCTGCTGCTATGTTCCTTTCATTTGCTGCAATTGCATATAGAACAGGAACAACCAAAATATCAGAACTTGGTGGATTAATAAAAAGGATGCCAGTTACATTTACTGCATATTTAATTGCTATTATTTCGTTGGCTGGTATTCCTCCAATGAGCGGATTTGCTTCAAAGTGGTTAATATATCAAGGATTAATTAGAAAAGGAAATATGTTTATTGCTTTTGCTGCATTTTTTGGTAGCGTTGGATCATTTATGTATGTTTTCAGACCATTAGCTGGAGCATTTTTAGGACAATTATCCCCTAAACATAAAGAAATTAAGGAAGTACCTTTTTGGATGCAATTACCAATGTTAGTAATTTCTGGTTTAACTATATTATATGGTGTTTATCCTGGACTAATGCTTAAATACATCGCAAAAATTCAAGAAACAGTTGGTTTAAAAGCTATTGAAGTTGAAGGATTTAAAATATTAACTCCAAATGGAATGTGGGATTCTTGGATAGTAACCTTGGTATTTACAATAGGATTCATAATTGCAACAATATTATATTTTGTATTACCAAAATCAAAATCGGTAGATTTAATGGATACATATACATCTGCTGAGTTTATTTATGATCCTGATAAATATCATTATTCATCAAATTATTATGCCCCATTTGAAAGATTATATGCAAAACATCCTTCTGTAGAAAAGTTCTATAATGCAATAGCGTTAAGAGTAAATGAATTGGGACAATTGATAAAAACATGGTTCTTTAATGAAAATCCTGCATTTACAGTTTTCTGGATTTCGATAGTAATAACTGCTATATTTATGTGGGGTGATAAAATATGA
- the mnhG gene encoding monovalent cation/H(+) antiporter subunit G encodes MTIIGYVFMIIGALFYVLGGLGLYRMPDVYNRLQAATKATTLGTFSLVLGVGIAQPQWFIKTLLIVVFLTITNPVGSSVLAKASYIYGAKPFKLTKNDLDELYKSRGDENANN; translated from the coding sequence ATGACTATAATTGGATATGTATTTATGATAATAGGTGCTCTTTTTTATGTTTTAGGTGGCTTAGGTTTATACAGAATGCCTGATGTTTATAACAGGCTTCAAGCAGCAACTAAAGCTACTACATTAGGAACATTTTCTTTAGTTTTAGGCGTTGGAATTGCCCAACCACAATGGTTTATAAAAACATTATTAATCGTAGTTTTTTTAACAATTACTAATCCAGTTGGTAGTTCTGTTTTAGCTAAGGCTTCTTATATTTACGGCGCAAAACCATTTAAATTAACAAAAAATGATTTAGATGAACTCTACAAAAGTAGAGGTGATGAAAATGCAAATAATTGA
- a CDS encoding sodium:proton antiporter produces the protein MIQYLFIGLILIGIYGLLTQKNLIKIVVALNVLEVGVNLFIISIGYVKDGVAPILFNGVKTNNNLFVDPLPQALVLTAIVIGVGVTALALTVVRKIYEKYETLELDEMGSESND, from the coding sequence ATGATACAATATTTATTTATAGGTTTAATATTAATAGGTATATATGGTCTTTTAACTCAAAAGAATTTAATTAAGATTGTTGTAGCATTAAATGTTTTGGAAGTTGGAGTAAATTTATTTATTATATCTATTGGATATGTTAAAGATGGAGTTGCTCCTATTTTATTTAATGGTGTAAAAACAAATAATAATTTGTTTGTTGATCCTTTACCTCAAGCTCTTGTTCTTACAGCTATTGTTATAGGTGTTGGAGTTACAGCGTTAGCACTAACAGTTGTAAGAAAAATTTATGAAAAATATGAAACATTAGAATTGGACGAGATGGGGAGTGAAAGCAATGATTAA
- a CDS encoding NuoB/complex I 20 kDa subunit family protein yields the protein MALNENEKINEIDVNELDCRDTLTFWEKFGNIFRSKSIWMLHYCTGCGAMELPPTMTSRFDMERIGMAPMATPRQADVLLITGYLSVKTLRRIIYTYEQMQNPKYVVGFGSCTLNGGVYYDSYAVISRLDYYIPVDLYIAGCMPRPEAVMSGFKKLMDMIKKGEALGWKRYQKYYDWYKKNQIRALGEVYVKDEFHE from the coding sequence ATGGCTTTAAATGAAAATGAAAAAATTAATGAAATAGATGTAAATGAATTAGATTGTAGAGATACATTAACTTTCTGGGAAAAATTTGGTAATATTTTCAGAAGTAAATCAATTTGGATGTTGCATTACTGTACTGGTTGTGGTGCTATGGAACTACCTCCAACAATGACATCTAGATTTGATATGGAAAGAATAGGTATGGCTCCAATGGCTACTCCAAGACAAGCAGATGTTTTATTAATAACAGGATACCTAAGTGTTAAAACATTAAGGAGAATTATTTATACATATGAACAAATGCAAAATCCAAAATATGTAGTTGGTTTTGGCTCATGTACATTGAATGGCGGAGTTTATTATGATTCATATGCTGTTATTTCAAGATTAGATTATTATATTCCTGTTGATTTATATATTGCAGGATGTATGCCAAGACCAGAAGCAGTAATGAGTGGTTTTAAAAAATTAATGGATATGATTAAAAAAGGTGAAGCATTAGGTTGGAAAAGATATCAAAAATATTATGACTGGTACAAAAAGAACCAGATTCGCGCCCTTGGGGAGGTGTATGTAAAAGATGAATTCCATGAATAA
- a CDS encoding FAD-dependent oxidoreductase — protein sequence MSEINKSFFSPAKAWKYLTKKPVTIPLDDVIENPREAADNYRGFHTNDWEKCIGCGTCSKICPAEAINMIKIPELPDEEGSKPERPAFDYGRCTFCGLCVDICTTGSLNMSKEYVHLSNDPNSFFFLPKEDGIHHIEVEKAYQRTEDSELLDLERVPMEILDAETRKKTFLEVVKGFSKQQAIEEAARCVDCGICTKTCPAHMDIPDYIRTVYDDNVEEGLRWLYKTNPLPLVCGKMCTHRCETACTIGHRGEAVSIRWLKRYIVDQIPAEEYHEVLKHEQQIIKKLDKKVAIVGGGPAGLSAAYYLILMGYKVTVFEAEKRPGGVLNYGGPTYRLPLESFEKDWKYIESLGVEFRLNTKVGVDVTLEELKDNYDAVFLSSGFTLGRSTGVPGTEHPMVKQAMVVLKEMKYYVVGDGPKPYIPKKLVVIGGGNVAMDVARTMVRLQNIEYGKSEVHVVSLERTLEEMPSDWDEKHEGGEEGVIFHPGWGPIEIVTEGDKVKKARFKKVLSIFDENRRFNPKYDESQILELDADLVVESIGQMPDYSYLPEDIKDKIEIVRGRIKTDEYNHVIGVPWLFAGGDIVHGPDIIHGVADGHKAAQGIDFYLTGYDKDKK from the coding sequence ATGTCTGAAATAAATAAGAGCTTCTTTTCGCCGGCAAAAGCCTGGAAATATTTAACAAAAAAACCCGTAACTATTCCATTAGACGATGTAATAGAAAATCCAAGAGAAGCCGCAGATAATTATAGAGGTTTTCATACAAATGATTGGGAAAAATGTATAGGCTGTGGTACATGTTCTAAAATTTGTCCAGCTGAAGCTATAAATATGATAAAAATTCCAGAATTACCTGATGAAGAAGGATCAAAACCTGAAAGACCTGCATTTGATTACGGAAGATGTACATTTTGTGGCTTATGTGTAGATATATGTACAACAGGTTCTTTAAATATGTCAAAAGAATATGTTCATTTATCAAATGATCCAAATTCATTCTTCTTTTTACCAAAAGAAGATGGTATTCATCATATTGAAGTTGAAAAAGCTTATCAAAGAACTGAAGATTCAGAATTACTTGATTTAGAAAGAGTGCCTATGGAAATTCTTGATGCAGAAACAAGAAAGAAAACATTCCTTGAAGTTGTAAAAGGTTTTTCTAAACAACAAGCAATTGAAGAAGCTGCTCGATGCGTAGATTGCGGCATATGTACAAAAACATGCCCAGCTCATATGGATATTCCTGATTATATTAGAACTGTATATGATGATAATGTAGAAGAAGGTTTAAGATGGTTATATAAAACAAATCCATTACCTTTAGTTTGTGGTAAAATGTGTACTCACAGATGTGAAACTGCGTGTACAATAGGCCATAGAGGTGAAGCAGTTTCTATTAGATGGCTAAAAAGATACATAGTTGACCAAATACCAGCAGAAGAATATCATGAAGTTTTAAAACATGAACAACAAATAATTAAAAAATTAGATAAGAAAGTGGCCATAGTTGGTGGAGGACCTGCAGGATTATCAGCAGCATATTACCTTATATTAATGGGATATAAGGTTACCGTATTTGAAGCAGAAAAAAGACCAGGTGGTGTTTTAAATTATGGCGGACCTACATACAGATTACCTTTAGAATCTTTTGAAAAAGACTGGAAATATATTGAATCATTAGGAGTGGAATTTAGATTAAATACAAAAGTTGGAGTAGATGTCACCCTTGAAGAATTAAAGGATAATTATGATGCAGTATTTTTATCTTCTGGATTTACATTAGGTAGATCAACTGGAGTTCCTGGAACAGAACATCCGATGGTAAAACAAGCAATGGTTGTATTAAAAGAAATGAAATATTATGTCGTAGGTGACGGGCCAAAACCATATATTCCAAAGAAATTGGTTGTTATTGGTGGCGGTAATGTTGCTATGGATGTTGCAAGAACAATGGTTAGATTACAAAACATTGAATATGGCAAATCAGAAGTTCATGTAGTAAGTTTGGAAAGAACTTTAGAAGAAATGCCATCAGATTGGGATGAAAAGCATGAAGGTGGAGAAGAAGGAGTTATATTCCACCCTGGTTGGGGTCCAATTGAAATAGTAACAGAAGGAGACAAAGTTAAAAAAGCAAGATTTAAAAAGGTCTTATCAATATTTGATGAAAATAGAAGATTTAATCCAAAATATGATGAATCACAGATTCTTGAATTAGATGCAGATTTGGTTGTTGAGTCAATAGGTCAAATGCCAGATTATTCATATTTGCCAGAAGATATAAAAGATAAAATAGAAATAGTTAGAGGAAGGATAAAAACAGATGAATATAATCATGTTATTGGAGTGCCGTGGTTATTTGCTGGTGGAGATATTGTTCATGGTCCGGATATTATACACGGTGTTGCTGATGGGCATAAAGCTGCTCAAGGTATTGATTTTTATTTAACTGGGTATGACAAAGATAAAAAATAA
- a CDS encoding NADH-quinone oxidoreductase subunit C has product MNSMNNIIEDIKLKFNPENTEIVKKNQIAIDLKNEEVHSVLSYLKSQGWKQLTILTCVDWIKENKFQLVYILMNWENSITIQIRTKIDRNNPKFRTIINIYPGAEMYERDVHEFFGVTFEGNPNHEKELFLELWDDLPPMRKDFDPLAYSKKKFDVREYKVDFIPKEGEAE; this is encoded by the coding sequence ATGAATTCCATGAATAATATTATTGAAGATATAAAGTTAAAATTTAACCCTGAAAATACAGAAATTGTAAAGAAAAATCAAATAGCTATTGACTTAAAAAACGAAGAAGTACATTCTGTTCTTTCTTATTTAAAATCACAGGGTTGGAAACAATTAACTATACTTACATGTGTTGATTGGATAAAAGAAAATAAATTTCAACTTGTATATATATTAATGAATTGGGAAAATTCAATAACAATTCAAATAAGAACAAAAATTGATAGAAATAATCCTAAATTTAGAACTATTATAAATATTTATCCTGGTGCAGAAATGTATGAAAGAGATGTCCATGAATTTTTTGGTGTAACATTTGAAGGAAATCCAAATCATGAAAAAGAATTATTCCTCGAGTTATGGGATGACCTGCCACCTATGAGAAAAGATTTTGATCCTTTGGCATATTCTAAAAAGAAATTTGATGTTAGAGAATATAAAGTTGATTTTATTCCGAAAGAAGGTGAAGCTGAATGA
- a CDS encoding Na(+)/H(+) antiporter subunit B, whose product MKKVIAALIVLVLGIFIFTNLYSTGEGKLFPKFGEVNLTERVSNSFVNKNVSENSGEIKFKKTKDAESGSANMVTSIVVNYRSFDTLGEVTVLFVSALGIGLLLSGNTRMKFKTPPNFILKTAVRIISGIILITGVYIFIHGHLTPGGGFPGGSMIASAVLLFYISDDEFKTKVKSFKVLEGTAGSLYLIFGLLGLSLGGYFLYNFLPTGTVGELFSAGIVPIIYIFVGLKVGSELSNLISDFLSEEGK is encoded by the coding sequence ATGAAAAAGGTTATTGCTGCATTAATAGTATTGGTTTTAGGAATTTTTATTTTTACAAATCTTTATTCAACAGGTGAAGGTAAATTATTTCCAAAATTTGGTGAAGTAAATTTAACTGAAAGAGTATCAAATAGTTTTGTAAATAAAAATGTTAGTGAAAATTCAGGTGAAATAAAATTTAAGAAAACAAAAGATGCAGAAAGCGGTTCGGCTAATATGGTAACTTCAATTGTTGTAAATTACAGGTCATTTGATACATTAGGTGAAGTTACAGTGTTATTTGTTTCCGCCTTAGGTATTGGATTGTTATTAAGCGGTAACACAAGAATGAAATTTAAAACACCACCAAACTTTATTTTAAAAACTGCAGTAAGAATTATTTCAGGAATTATTTTAATAACAGGCGTTTATATATTCATTCATGGTCATTTAACTCCTGGTGGTGGATTTCCAGGTGGTTCTATGATTGCTTCTGCAGTATTATTGTTCTACATATCTGATGATGAATTTAAAACAAAAGTAAAATCATTTAAAGTATTAGAAGGAACAGCTGGAAGTTTATATTTAATATTCGGTCTTTTAGGATTATCTTTAGGTGGATATTTCTTATACAATTTCTTACCTACAGGCACAGTCGGAGAATTATTCAGCGCAGGTATAGTTCCAATTATTTACATTTTTGTGGGATTAAAAGTAGGATCTGAGCTTTCAAACTTAATCTCAGATTTTCTCTCAGAGGAGGGGAAATAA
- a CDS encoding Na(+)/H(+) antiporter subunit B, translating into MQIIEILVGIALLIFAFLAIESKKIINSVIYLSILSMLSVVSFIFMKAPDVAITEAVIGSGLVTAIFIFTLFSIKKVGDKK; encoded by the coding sequence ATGCAAATAATTGAAATTTTAGTAGGTATTGCATTATTAATTTTTGCTTTTTTAGCTATAGAATCCAAAAAAATAATTAACTCTGTAATTTATTTATCAATATTAAGTATGTTATCAGTAGTATCTTTTATATTTATGAAAGCTCCAGATGTTGCTATTACAGAGGCAGTGATAGGTTCAGGCTTAGTAACAGCTATATTTATATTTACCCTTTTTTCTATAAAAAAGGTTGGTGATAAAAAATGA
- a CDS encoding respiratory chain complex I subunit 1 family protein, whose protein sequence is MSTFFKATLLVLLAFFWQLTLAGIQRKVTARIHRRVGSPWYQNFIDLFKTWSKSSISHGFIYDFGVLMALGGTIATLIFVPAGHIVVFDKLDNFFVIVYLLAVGSLGMAMSAVGSGNPWASIGVMRALTQMLAYEIPYIMTVFGIIYANKTASIHAIAQAQQTMGILGWNMFRMPLGVIVGFISLMGMLGKKPYDAPIAPAEIASGPLVEYGGKHLGMLMLQHEFATFVEVGLFVNLFLGGGTLIAFLIKYFIVYILATMIASVVARFKIDQLVVFYYKVPLALALIQTAIVIFTGLGVSIWL, encoded by the coding sequence ATGAGTACGTTTTTTAAAGCTACATTATTAGTATTATTAGCTTTCTTTTGGCAATTAACCCTTGCTGGTATTCAAAGAAAAGTTACAGCTAGAATCCATAGAAGGGTAGGTTCTCCGTGGTATCAAAATTTTATAGATTTATTTAAGACATGGAGCAAGAGTTCAATTTCTCATGGATTTATATATGATTTTGGAGTATTAATGGCTTTAGGTGGAACTATAGCAACATTAATTTTTGTTCCAGCAGGTCATATTGTTGTTTTTGATAAACTTGATAATTTCTTTGTTATAGTTTATCTTTTGGCTGTTGGATCTTTAGGAATGGCTATGAGTGCCGTTGGTTCAGGGAATCCTTGGGCAAGCATAGGGGTTATGAGAGCATTAACGCAAATGTTGGCATATGAGATTCCTTATATTATGACTGTATTTGGAATTATATATGCAAATAAAACTGCTTCTATTCATGCAATAGCTCAGGCTCAACAAACAATGGGTATTTTAGGATGGAATATGTTTAGAATGCCTTTAGGCGTAATTGTTGGTTTTATATCACTAATGGGTATGCTTGGAAAAAAACCTTATGATGCTCCTATAGCTCCTGCAGAAATTGCATCAGGTCCTTTAGTAGAATATGGAGGAAAACATTTAGGAATGTTAATGTTACAACATGAATTTGCAACTTTTGTAGAAGTTGGATTATTTGTCAATTTGTTCTTAGGAGGAGGAACATTAATAGCTTTCTTAATAAAATATTTTATTGTATATATTTTAGCAACTATGATTGCTTCTGTAGTAGCAAGATTCAAAATAGATCAACTGGTAGTATTTTATTATAAAGTTCCATTAGCATTAGCTTTAATTCAAACAGCAATTGTAATATTCACCGGTTTGGGGGTGAGCATATGGCTTTAA
- a CDS encoding NADH-quinone oxidoreductase subunit D has product MKRQVKLFLGPNHPGMHGNFSVHLYVDGDIVEKARPLPGMLHRGFEKLMERRLWMNNLALIPRICVPEPDINEMVYAMGVETLAKVDVPERAHWIRMIILELARIANHMMSLGGIGGPTGLYTGPNWAIADRDLILDIFEEITGARVYHMYIVPGGVRKDLPNGIEKKIENFLDYLEKRLPEYDDLILKNPMVQARTVDNIVLPEEVCWELGVTGIGLRSSSGKPYDIRKVDPYARYDEVEFEVPTATYSDAYTRLTIKYKEIQQSIRIIRQVLDKMPKEGPVRASISRGSALRWRVPKGQVFSHIECARGEYGYYIVSDGSNMPYRIAVRGASYPQGLLGIEKYLPGTRIDDVAIWLDTMGVCAPEIDR; this is encoded by the coding sequence ATGAAAAGACAGGTAAAACTATTTTTAGGGCCTAATCATCCAGGTATGCACGGTAATTTTAGTGTTCATCTTTATGTGGATGGAGATATAGTAGAAAAAGCTAGACCTTTACCTGGAATGCTTCATCGTGGATTCGAAAAGTTAATGGAAAGACGATTATGGATGAATAATCTTGCATTAATACCAAGAATTTGCGTTCCTGAACCTGATATAAACGAAATGGTATATGCTATGGGTGTAGAAACATTGGCAAAAGTTGATGTTCCAGAAAGAGCACATTGGATAAGAATGATTATTTTAGAATTAGCAAGAATAGCAAATCATATGATGTCATTAGGAGGTATTGGTGGCCCTACCGGTTTATATACTGGTCCTAATTGGGCTATAGCTGATAGAGATTTAATTCTTGATATATTTGAAGAAATTACAGGTGCAAGGGTATACCACATGTATATAGTTCCTGGTGGTGTTAGAAAAGACCTTCCAAATGGTATTGAAAAGAAAATAGAAAATTTTCTTGATTATTTAGAAAAAAGATTACCAGAATATGATGACTTAATATTAAAAAATCCAATGGTTCAGGCAAGAACTGTAGATAATATTGTCTTACCAGAAGAAGTATGTTGGGAACTTGGAGTTACTGGTATAGGATTAAGATCATCATCAGGAAAACCATATGATATTAGAAAAGTTGATCCTTATGCAAGGTATGATGAGGTTGAATTTGAAGTTCCAACTGCCACATACTCTGATGCATATACTAGATTAACAATAAAATATAAAGAAATACAACAAAGCATTAGAATAATTAGACAAGTATTAGACAAAATGCCAAAAGAAGGACCTGTAAGAGCAAGTATTTCAAGGGGTAGTGCTTTAAGATGGAGAGTTCCAAAAGGGCAAGTATTTAGTCATATTGAATGTGCTCGTGGTGAATATGGATATTATATAGTTTCTGATGGCTCAAATATGCCATATAGAATAGCAGTTAGAGGCGCTTCATACCCTCAAGGATTATTGGGAATTGAAAAATATTTACCAGGAACAAGAATTGATGATGTAGCTATTTGGTTAGATACTATGGGTGTATGTGCTCCAGAAATTGATAGATAA